In Malus sylvestris chromosome 16, drMalSylv7.2, whole genome shotgun sequence, the following are encoded in one genomic region:
- the LOC126608722 gene encoding GPI ethanolamine phosphate transferase 3-like isoform X2, whose product MGKGIWIHWAVMALHVVAILLFTRGFLLTRTELPFYSNCSDASQSPCSYSVPETLNRNDTVEPNQQRCWSKPAVGRLVIIVFDALRFDFVAPSTFFQELKPWMNKLQLVQDLAARNASSARIFKAIADPPTTSLQRLKGLTTGGLPTFIDVGNSFGAPAIVEDNLIHQLAKNGKRVVMMGDDTWTQLFPHHFEKSFPYPSFNVRDLDTVDNGCIDHLLPFLYQEDWDVLIAHFLGVDHAGHIFGVDSVQMIEKLEQYNNVLLKVVEALERQSAPGGLHENTLLLVMGDHGQTVNGDHGGGSAEEVETSMFAVSFKNPPSPILLEFDTSSCELDLDGRNICASSFQQLDFAVTISALLGIPFPFGRCSPILSMKYEMKHSMAMKSTFVYLSQCLLLIYGQHFTSIGRVNPQLYALGAGTWNFEDSVGNSQSHSKLEQWMLNYANILCTNSWQVKRYIDIYSASSVIGFSHEDLLHIAGMYAKAEEKWSHATKKLLSREKESQNELLPALKRQIDLYSDFLASVAELARSKWTEFNLKMMGAGLGIMLMSLLMHFIAIKKVKEQFGFSFTSSGDSGISFGLVFSCFMVVMRACSFLSNSFILEEGKAACFLLATTGLIKMRYSIMKKKMILEAFVFLLLITICRFTIEVGMSKQAPSSEIINAYPSWMLRITAGFPVWNILAEVLPVVALILLAILLRKAITGSSSEGIWKYIVIGTNISYILIAVHWASESNILNLDEVLKGIGRNNLPRLIYAIGFGQLFLLAFNQFFNKGKSSDCSKVLYIKTVAMFSAWSSTVILLLGKQGPWIALAFLIGGYCIMRLDNIELDAKDGGSWNTSLDPVPVTQWSLFAVCLFFCTGHWCAFDGLRYGAAFIGFDEFVLGPQAILLTMDTFGFSLILPIFGLPFLVARLGQTEKGKKFMLTRLSLVYMIYGVITATSVTATIICVTMHRRHLMVWGLFAPKFVFDVAGLILTDILVCVASHYYFSRVEDDDDALQDPFSEK is encoded by the exons ATGGGTAAAGGAATATGGATTCACTGGGCGGTCATGGCGCTTCACGTCGTCGCCATTCTCTTATTCACCAGAGGCTTTCTTCTCACCCGGACGGAGCTTCCCTTTTACAGCAACTGCTCCGACGCTTCCCAATCGCCTTGCTCATACTCCGTTCCAGAAACCCTGAACCGAAATGACACCGTTGAGCCGAATCAGCAGCGTTGCTGGAGCAAGCCTGCTGTTGGGCGGCTTGTAATCATCGTTTTCGACGCTCTCAG GTTTGATTTTGTAGCTCCGAGTACTTTCTTTCAAG AATTGAAGCCATGGATGAACAAATTACAGCTTGTACAAGACCTTGCAGCTAGAAATGCATCGTCTGCTCGGATTTTCAAAGCCATTGCTGATCCGCCCACGACGAGTTTGCAGCGTTTGAAG GGCTTGACAACTGGTGGATTGCCGACTTTTATTGATGTTGGGAACAGCTTTGGTGCTCCAGCTATAGTTGAAGATAACTTGATACATCAA TTGGCTAAAAATGGAAAGCGAGTTGTGATGATGGGGGATGATACATGGACGCAGTTGTTTCCTCATCACTTTGAAAAATCTTTTCCTTACCCCTCTTTTAATGTTAGAGATCTTGATACG GTGGACAACGGATGCATTGACCACCTTCTTCCATTCTTGTACCAAGAAGATTGGGATGTTCTTATCGCACACTTTCTTGGAGTG GATCATGCTGGGCACATATTTGGGGTTGATTCTGTGCAAATGATAGAAAAGTTGGAGCAATACAACAACGTCTTGCTG AAAGTAGTTGAAGCACTGGAGAGGCAGTCTGCGCCAGGGGGCTTACATGAAAATACTCTGCTACTTGTGATGGGCGATCATGGTCAGACTGTGAATGGAGATCATGGTGGAGGAAGTGCTGAAGAG GTTGAGACATCAATGTTTGCTGTGAGCTTTAAGAATCCTCCATCTCCCATACTATTAGAGTTTGATACTTCATCATGTGAACTAGACTTG GATGGGAGGAATATTTGTGCCAGTTCCTTCCAGCAG CTTGACTTTGCAGTGACAATATCAGCGCTTCTTGGTATCCCCTTTCCTTTTGGAAGGTGTAGT CCAATACTTTcgatgaaatatgaaatgaaaCATTCAATGGCCATGAAGTCAACATTCGTTTATTTGAGCCAGTGCCTACTGCTTATATATGGACAACATTTTACCAG tATTGGGCGAGTTAATCCTCAGCTATATGCTTTAGGTGCTGGAACATGGAATTTTGAAGATAGTGTGGGCAATTCCCAAAGTCATTCAAAGTTGGAACAATGGATGCTGAATTATGCCAATATTCTCTGCACCAATTCTTGGCAG GTAAAAAGATATATAGATATTTATTCAGCTTCATCAGTTATTGGATTTTCCCACGAAGACTTGTTACACATAGCAGGCATGTATGCTAAAGCAGAGGAGAAATGGTCACATGCTACAAAGAAATTGCTTTCACGTGAAAAGGAAAGCCAGAATGAATTATTGCCTGCTCTTAAGAGGCAAATTGATTTGTATTCTGATTTCCTGGCAAGTGTTGCTGAACTTGCACGCTCCAAATGGACTGAGTTTAATTTAAAGATGATGGGTGCTGGACTTGGCATTATGTTGATGTCACTTCTTATGCATTTCATTGCAATTAAGAAAGTGAAAGAGcaatttggtttttcttttactTCATCTGGAGATTCTGGGATATCCTTCGGTTtagttttttcttgttttatggTGGTGATGCGTGCATGCAGCTTCCTCTCGAATAGTTTTATCT TGGAAGAAGGAAAAGCGGCATGCTTTCTTTTGGCCACAACTGGACTGATTAAGATGCGATATTCAatcatgaagaagaagatgatattAGAA GCATTTGTTTTCCTTCTTCTGATCACCATTTGCAGATTTACTATTGAAGTTGGAATGTCAAAGCAGGCTCCTAGTTCTGAAATTATTAATGCATATCCTTCGTGGATGCTCAGGATCACTGCAGGGTTTCCAGTTTGGAATATTCTCGCTGAAGTTTTACCAGTAGTTGCCCTGATTCTATTGGCAATCTTGCTGCGCAAGGCTATTACTGGAAGCTCTTCTGAGGGGATTTGGAAGTATATTGTCATAGGAACCAATATAAGTTATATACTAATAGCAGTGCATTGGGCTTCAGAAAGTAACATATTGAATCTGGATGAGGTGCTTAAAGGCATTGGAAGAAATAACCTTCCTCGACTGATATATGCCATTGGATTTGGACAATTGTTTTTACTGGCATTTAATCAGTTTTTCAATAAAGGGAAATCCTCAGATTGCAGCAAAGTCTTATATATTAAAACAGTGGCCATGTTTTCTGCCTGGAGCTCAACAGTCATTCTTCTGTTGGGAAAGCAGGGGCCCTGGATTGCTTTAGCATTCCTTATTGGAG GTTATTGCATAATGAGGCTGGATAACATAGAACTGGATGCCAAAGATGGAGGCAGTTGGAATACGTCGCTTGATCCTGTCCCTGTAACTCAATGGAGCCTTTTTGCTGTGTGCCTGTTTTTCTGCACTGGTCATTG GTGTGCTTTTGACGGCCTCCGATACGGTGCTGCATTTATTGG GTTCGATGAGTTCGTCCTAGGTCCCCAAGCAATCCTCCTTACAATGGACACATTTGGTTTTTCTCTCATCCTTCCAATATTTGGACTTCCATTTCTTGTTGCACGCCTGGGTCAGACCGAGAAAGGGAAGAAATTCATGCTCACGCGACTATCTCTA GTGTATATGATTTATGGGGTCATCACGGCCACTTCGGTCACAGCCACTATAATATGCGTTACAATGCATAGGCGGCATCTAATG GTATGGGGTTTATTTGCTCCTAAGTTTGTTTTCGATGTGGCTGGTCTTATCCTCACGGACATACTCGTTTGTGTGGCGTCACATTACTATTTCAGTCGCgtagaagatgatgatgatgctcTACAAGACCCGTTCAGCGAAAAATAG
- the LOC126608722 gene encoding GPI ethanolamine phosphate transferase 3-like isoform X3: protein MGKGIWIHWAVMALHVVAILLFTRGFLLTRTELPFYSNCSDASQSPCSYSVPETLNRNDTVEPNQQRCWSKPAVGRLVIIVFDALRFDFVAPSTFFQELKPWMNKLQLVQDLAARNASSARIFKAIADPPTTSLQRLKGLTTGGLPTFIDVGNSFGAPAIVEDNLIHQLAKNGKRVVMMGDDTWTQLFPHHFEKSFPYPSFNVRDLDTVDNGCIDHLLPFLYQEDWDVLIAHFLGVDHAGHIFGVDSVQMIEKLEQYNNVLLKVVEALERQSAPGGLHENTLLLVMGDHGQTVNGDHGGGSAEEVETSMFAVSFKNPPSPILLEFDTSSCELDLDGRNICASSFQQLDFAVTISALLGIPFPFGSIGRVNPQLYALGAGTWNFEDSVGNSQSHSKLEQWMLNYANILCTNSWQVKRYIDIYSASSVIGFSHEDLLHIAGMYAKAEEKWSHATKKLLSREKESQNELLPALKRQIDLYSDFLASVAELARSKWTEFNLKMMGAGLGIMLMSLLMHFIAIKKVKEQFGFSFTSSGDSGISFGLVFSCFMVVMRACSFLSNSFILEEGKAACFLLATTGLIKMRYSIMKKKMILEAFVFLLLITICRFTIEVGMSKQAPSSEIINAYPSWMLRITAGFPVWNILAEVLPVVALILLAILLRKAITGSSSEGIWKYIVIGTNISYILIAVHWASESNILNLDEVLKGIGRNNLPRLIYAIGFGQLFLLAFNQFFNKGKSSDCSKVLYIKTVAMFSAWSSTVILLLGKQGPWIALAFLIGGYCIMRLDNIELDAKDGGSWNTSLDPVPVTQWSLFAVCLFFCTGHWCAFDGLRYGAAFIGFDEFVLGPQAILLTMDTFGFSLILPIFGLPFLVARLGQTEKGKKFMLTRLSLVYMIYGVITATSVTATIICVTMHRRHLMVWGLFAPKFVFDVAGLILTDILVCVASHYYFSRVEDDDDALQDPFSEK, encoded by the exons ATGGGTAAAGGAATATGGATTCACTGGGCGGTCATGGCGCTTCACGTCGTCGCCATTCTCTTATTCACCAGAGGCTTTCTTCTCACCCGGACGGAGCTTCCCTTTTACAGCAACTGCTCCGACGCTTCCCAATCGCCTTGCTCATACTCCGTTCCAGAAACCCTGAACCGAAATGACACCGTTGAGCCGAATCAGCAGCGTTGCTGGAGCAAGCCTGCTGTTGGGCGGCTTGTAATCATCGTTTTCGACGCTCTCAG GTTTGATTTTGTAGCTCCGAGTACTTTCTTTCAAG AATTGAAGCCATGGATGAACAAATTACAGCTTGTACAAGACCTTGCAGCTAGAAATGCATCGTCTGCTCGGATTTTCAAAGCCATTGCTGATCCGCCCACGACGAGTTTGCAGCGTTTGAAG GGCTTGACAACTGGTGGATTGCCGACTTTTATTGATGTTGGGAACAGCTTTGGTGCTCCAGCTATAGTTGAAGATAACTTGATACATCAA TTGGCTAAAAATGGAAAGCGAGTTGTGATGATGGGGGATGATACATGGACGCAGTTGTTTCCTCATCACTTTGAAAAATCTTTTCCTTACCCCTCTTTTAATGTTAGAGATCTTGATACG GTGGACAACGGATGCATTGACCACCTTCTTCCATTCTTGTACCAAGAAGATTGGGATGTTCTTATCGCACACTTTCTTGGAGTG GATCATGCTGGGCACATATTTGGGGTTGATTCTGTGCAAATGATAGAAAAGTTGGAGCAATACAACAACGTCTTGCTG AAAGTAGTTGAAGCACTGGAGAGGCAGTCTGCGCCAGGGGGCTTACATGAAAATACTCTGCTACTTGTGATGGGCGATCATGGTCAGACTGTGAATGGAGATCATGGTGGAGGAAGTGCTGAAGAG GTTGAGACATCAATGTTTGCTGTGAGCTTTAAGAATCCTCCATCTCCCATACTATTAGAGTTTGATACTTCATCATGTGAACTAGACTTG GATGGGAGGAATATTTGTGCCAGTTCCTTCCAGCAG CTTGACTTTGCAGTGACAATATCAGCGCTTCTTGGTATCCCCTTTCCTTTTGGAAG tATTGGGCGAGTTAATCCTCAGCTATATGCTTTAGGTGCTGGAACATGGAATTTTGAAGATAGTGTGGGCAATTCCCAAAGTCATTCAAAGTTGGAACAATGGATGCTGAATTATGCCAATATTCTCTGCACCAATTCTTGGCAG GTAAAAAGATATATAGATATTTATTCAGCTTCATCAGTTATTGGATTTTCCCACGAAGACTTGTTACACATAGCAGGCATGTATGCTAAAGCAGAGGAGAAATGGTCACATGCTACAAAGAAATTGCTTTCACGTGAAAAGGAAAGCCAGAATGAATTATTGCCTGCTCTTAAGAGGCAAATTGATTTGTATTCTGATTTCCTGGCAAGTGTTGCTGAACTTGCACGCTCCAAATGGACTGAGTTTAATTTAAAGATGATGGGTGCTGGACTTGGCATTATGTTGATGTCACTTCTTATGCATTTCATTGCAATTAAGAAAGTGAAAGAGcaatttggtttttcttttactTCATCTGGAGATTCTGGGATATCCTTCGGTTtagttttttcttgttttatggTGGTGATGCGTGCATGCAGCTTCCTCTCGAATAGTTTTATCT TGGAAGAAGGAAAAGCGGCATGCTTTCTTTTGGCCACAACTGGACTGATTAAGATGCGATATTCAatcatgaagaagaagatgatattAGAA GCATTTGTTTTCCTTCTTCTGATCACCATTTGCAGATTTACTATTGAAGTTGGAATGTCAAAGCAGGCTCCTAGTTCTGAAATTATTAATGCATATCCTTCGTGGATGCTCAGGATCACTGCAGGGTTTCCAGTTTGGAATATTCTCGCTGAAGTTTTACCAGTAGTTGCCCTGATTCTATTGGCAATCTTGCTGCGCAAGGCTATTACTGGAAGCTCTTCTGAGGGGATTTGGAAGTATATTGTCATAGGAACCAATATAAGTTATATACTAATAGCAGTGCATTGGGCTTCAGAAAGTAACATATTGAATCTGGATGAGGTGCTTAAAGGCATTGGAAGAAATAACCTTCCTCGACTGATATATGCCATTGGATTTGGACAATTGTTTTTACTGGCATTTAATCAGTTTTTCAATAAAGGGAAATCCTCAGATTGCAGCAAAGTCTTATATATTAAAACAGTGGCCATGTTTTCTGCCTGGAGCTCAACAGTCATTCTTCTGTTGGGAAAGCAGGGGCCCTGGATTGCTTTAGCATTCCTTATTGGAG GTTATTGCATAATGAGGCTGGATAACATAGAACTGGATGCCAAAGATGGAGGCAGTTGGAATACGTCGCTTGATCCTGTCCCTGTAACTCAATGGAGCCTTTTTGCTGTGTGCCTGTTTTTCTGCACTGGTCATTG GTGTGCTTTTGACGGCCTCCGATACGGTGCTGCATTTATTGG GTTCGATGAGTTCGTCCTAGGTCCCCAAGCAATCCTCCTTACAATGGACACATTTGGTTTTTCTCTCATCCTTCCAATATTTGGACTTCCATTTCTTGTTGCACGCCTGGGTCAGACCGAGAAAGGGAAGAAATTCATGCTCACGCGACTATCTCTA GTGTATATGATTTATGGGGTCATCACGGCCACTTCGGTCACAGCCACTATAATATGCGTTACAATGCATAGGCGGCATCTAATG GTATGGGGTTTATTTGCTCCTAAGTTTGTTTTCGATGTGGCTGGTCTTATCCTCACGGACATACTCGTTTGTGTGGCGTCACATTACTATTTCAGTCGCgtagaagatgatgatgatgctcTACAAGACCCGTTCAGCGAAAAATAG
- the LOC126608722 gene encoding GPI ethanolamine phosphate transferase 3-like isoform X1 has protein sequence MGKGIWIHWAVMALHVVAILLFTRGFLLTRTELPFYSNCSDASQSPCSYSVPETLNRNDTVEPNQQRCWSKPAVGRLVIIVFDALRFDFVAPSTFFQELKPWMNKLQLVQDLAARNASSARIFKAIADPPTTSLQRLKGLTTGGLPTFIDVGNSFGAPAIVEDNLIHQVALSPSHDFTWHNFLYWIVILFFSNCITSYCCQSETWTYLQLAKNGKRVVMMGDDTWTQLFPHHFEKSFPYPSFNVRDLDTVDNGCIDHLLPFLYQEDWDVLIAHFLGVDHAGHIFGVDSVQMIEKLEQYNNVLLKVVEALERQSAPGGLHENTLLLVMGDHGQTVNGDHGGGSAEEVETSMFAVSFKNPPSPILLEFDTSSCELDLDGRNICASSFQQLDFAVTISALLGIPFPFGSIGRVNPQLYALGAGTWNFEDSVGNSQSHSKLEQWMLNYANILCTNSWQVKRYIDIYSASSVIGFSHEDLLHIAGMYAKAEEKWSHATKKLLSREKESQNELLPALKRQIDLYSDFLASVAELARSKWTEFNLKMMGAGLGIMLMSLLMHFIAIKKVKEQFGFSFTSSGDSGISFGLVFSCFMVVMRACSFLSNSFILEEGKAACFLLATTGLIKMRYSIMKKKMILEAFVFLLLITICRFTIEVGMSKQAPSSEIINAYPSWMLRITAGFPVWNILAEVLPVVALILLAILLRKAITGSSSEGIWKYIVIGTNISYILIAVHWASESNILNLDEVLKGIGRNNLPRLIYAIGFGQLFLLAFNQFFNKGKSSDCSKVLYIKTVAMFSAWSSTVILLLGKQGPWIALAFLIGGYCIMRLDNIELDAKDGGSWNTSLDPVPVTQWSLFAVCLFFCTGHWCAFDGLRYGAAFIGFDEFVLGPQAILLTMDTFGFSLILPIFGLPFLVARLGQTEKGKKFMLTRLSLVYMIYGVITATSVTATIICVTMHRRHLMVWGLFAPKFVFDVAGLILTDILVCVASHYYFSRVEDDDDALQDPFSEK, from the exons ATGGGTAAAGGAATATGGATTCACTGGGCGGTCATGGCGCTTCACGTCGTCGCCATTCTCTTATTCACCAGAGGCTTTCTTCTCACCCGGACGGAGCTTCCCTTTTACAGCAACTGCTCCGACGCTTCCCAATCGCCTTGCTCATACTCCGTTCCAGAAACCCTGAACCGAAATGACACCGTTGAGCCGAATCAGCAGCGTTGCTGGAGCAAGCCTGCTGTTGGGCGGCTTGTAATCATCGTTTTCGACGCTCTCAG GTTTGATTTTGTAGCTCCGAGTACTTTCTTTCAAG AATTGAAGCCATGGATGAACAAATTACAGCTTGTACAAGACCTTGCAGCTAGAAATGCATCGTCTGCTCGGATTTTCAAAGCCATTGCTGATCCGCCCACGACGAGTTTGCAGCGTTTGAAG GGCTTGACAACTGGTGGATTGCCGACTTTTATTGATGTTGGGAACAGCTTTGGTGCTCCAGCTATAGTTGAAGATAACTTGATACATCAAGTTGCTCTCTCCCCCTCCCATGATTTTACTTGGCATAATTTCTTGTATTGGATagtaattctttttttttcaaattgtaTAACTTCTTATTGTTGCCAATCTGAAACGTGGACCTACTTGCAGTTGGCTAAAAATGGAAAGCGAGTTGTGATGATGGGGGATGATACATGGACGCAGTTGTTTCCTCATCACTTTGAAAAATCTTTTCCTTACCCCTCTTTTAATGTTAGAGATCTTGATACG GTGGACAACGGATGCATTGACCACCTTCTTCCATTCTTGTACCAAGAAGATTGGGATGTTCTTATCGCACACTTTCTTGGAGTG GATCATGCTGGGCACATATTTGGGGTTGATTCTGTGCAAATGATAGAAAAGTTGGAGCAATACAACAACGTCTTGCTG AAAGTAGTTGAAGCACTGGAGAGGCAGTCTGCGCCAGGGGGCTTACATGAAAATACTCTGCTACTTGTGATGGGCGATCATGGTCAGACTGTGAATGGAGATCATGGTGGAGGAAGTGCTGAAGAG GTTGAGACATCAATGTTTGCTGTGAGCTTTAAGAATCCTCCATCTCCCATACTATTAGAGTTTGATACTTCATCATGTGAACTAGACTTG GATGGGAGGAATATTTGTGCCAGTTCCTTCCAGCAG CTTGACTTTGCAGTGACAATATCAGCGCTTCTTGGTATCCCCTTTCCTTTTGGAAG tATTGGGCGAGTTAATCCTCAGCTATATGCTTTAGGTGCTGGAACATGGAATTTTGAAGATAGTGTGGGCAATTCCCAAAGTCATTCAAAGTTGGAACAATGGATGCTGAATTATGCCAATATTCTCTGCACCAATTCTTGGCAG GTAAAAAGATATATAGATATTTATTCAGCTTCATCAGTTATTGGATTTTCCCACGAAGACTTGTTACACATAGCAGGCATGTATGCTAAAGCAGAGGAGAAATGGTCACATGCTACAAAGAAATTGCTTTCACGTGAAAAGGAAAGCCAGAATGAATTATTGCCTGCTCTTAAGAGGCAAATTGATTTGTATTCTGATTTCCTGGCAAGTGTTGCTGAACTTGCACGCTCCAAATGGACTGAGTTTAATTTAAAGATGATGGGTGCTGGACTTGGCATTATGTTGATGTCACTTCTTATGCATTTCATTGCAATTAAGAAAGTGAAAGAGcaatttggtttttcttttactTCATCTGGAGATTCTGGGATATCCTTCGGTTtagttttttcttgttttatggTGGTGATGCGTGCATGCAGCTTCCTCTCGAATAGTTTTATCT TGGAAGAAGGAAAAGCGGCATGCTTTCTTTTGGCCACAACTGGACTGATTAAGATGCGATATTCAatcatgaagaagaagatgatattAGAA GCATTTGTTTTCCTTCTTCTGATCACCATTTGCAGATTTACTATTGAAGTTGGAATGTCAAAGCAGGCTCCTAGTTCTGAAATTATTAATGCATATCCTTCGTGGATGCTCAGGATCACTGCAGGGTTTCCAGTTTGGAATATTCTCGCTGAAGTTTTACCAGTAGTTGCCCTGATTCTATTGGCAATCTTGCTGCGCAAGGCTATTACTGGAAGCTCTTCTGAGGGGATTTGGAAGTATATTGTCATAGGAACCAATATAAGTTATATACTAATAGCAGTGCATTGGGCTTCAGAAAGTAACATATTGAATCTGGATGAGGTGCTTAAAGGCATTGGAAGAAATAACCTTCCTCGACTGATATATGCCATTGGATTTGGACAATTGTTTTTACTGGCATTTAATCAGTTTTTCAATAAAGGGAAATCCTCAGATTGCAGCAAAGTCTTATATATTAAAACAGTGGCCATGTTTTCTGCCTGGAGCTCAACAGTCATTCTTCTGTTGGGAAAGCAGGGGCCCTGGATTGCTTTAGCATTCCTTATTGGAG GTTATTGCATAATGAGGCTGGATAACATAGAACTGGATGCCAAAGATGGAGGCAGTTGGAATACGTCGCTTGATCCTGTCCCTGTAACTCAATGGAGCCTTTTTGCTGTGTGCCTGTTTTTCTGCACTGGTCATTG GTGTGCTTTTGACGGCCTCCGATACGGTGCTGCATTTATTGG GTTCGATGAGTTCGTCCTAGGTCCCCAAGCAATCCTCCTTACAATGGACACATTTGGTTTTTCTCTCATCCTTCCAATATTTGGACTTCCATTTCTTGTTGCACGCCTGGGTCAGACCGAGAAAGGGAAGAAATTCATGCTCACGCGACTATCTCTA GTGTATATGATTTATGGGGTCATCACGGCCACTTCGGTCACAGCCACTATAATATGCGTTACAATGCATAGGCGGCATCTAATG GTATGGGGTTTATTTGCTCCTAAGTTTGTTTTCGATGTGGCTGGTCTTATCCTCACGGACATACTCGTTTGTGTGGCGTCACATTACTATTTCAGTCGCgtagaagatgatgatgatgctcTACAAGACCCGTTCAGCGAAAAATAG